In Streptomyces sp. NBC_01408, one DNA window encodes the following:
- a CDS encoding DUF5304 domain-containing protein has product MSEATDRPTDDDAWARACAEDLAAEKERLRGQEGAQQTGTAAEELFKLFEAVADKVSGLNNPLLGVAAQGAVRQFVNQAKTAAKPVIERNPEVFDHLAAAGSELLAAYRSAVEGHERRWTRDTPPGQRRPEQPPADRDPRDEGPDDGRDERIDLD; this is encoded by the coding sequence ATGAGCGAGGCCACCGACCGCCCCACCGACGACGACGCCTGGGCCAGAGCCTGTGCCGAGGACCTCGCCGCCGAGAAGGAGCGCCTGCGCGGGCAGGAGGGCGCCCAGCAGACCGGGACCGCCGCCGAGGAACTGTTCAAGCTCTTCGAAGCCGTCGCCGACAAGGTGTCCGGGCTGAACAACCCGCTGCTGGGCGTCGCCGCCCAGGGAGCCGTACGGCAGTTCGTCAACCAGGCGAAGACCGCCGCCAAGCCCGTCATCGAGCGCAACCCCGAGGTCTTCGACCACCTCGCGGCCGCCGGCTCCGAGCTGCTCGCCGCCTACCGCTCGGCCGTCGAGGGCCACGAGCGCCGCTGGACCCGCGACACGCCGCCCGGCCAGCGCCGGCCGGAACAGCCGCCCGCCGACCGCGACCCCCGCGACGAGGGCCCGGACGACGGCCGCGACGAGCGGATCGATCTCGACTGA
- a CDS encoding ROK family glucokinase → MGLTIGVDIGGTKIAAGVVDEEGTILETYKVPTPPTADGVTDAICAAVSEVSSNHTIDAVGIGAAGYVDDKRATVLFAPNINWRHEPLKDKVEQRIGLPVVVENDANCAAWGEYRFGAGQGHEDVICITLGTGLGGGIIIGNKLRRGRFGVAAEFGHIRVVPDGLLCGCGSQGCWEQYASGRALVRYAKQRANATPENAAILLSLGDGTPEGIEGKHISEAARQGDLVAIDAFRELARWAGAGLADLASLFDPSAFIVGGGVSDEGDLVLDPIRKSFKRWLVGGAWRPHAQVLAAQLGGKAGLVGAADLARQG, encoded by the coding sequence ATGGGACTCACCATCGGCGTCGACATCGGCGGCACGAAGATCGCGGCCGGCGTGGTCGACGAAGAGGGCACCATCCTTGAGACGTACAAGGTGCCCACCCCGCCGACCGCGGACGGAGTGACGGACGCGATCTGCGCCGCCGTCTCCGAAGTCAGCAGCAACCACACCATCGACGCCGTCGGCATCGGCGCCGCCGGATACGTGGACGACAAGCGCGCGACCGTACTCTTCGCGCCGAACATCAACTGGCGGCACGAGCCGCTCAAGGACAAGGTCGAACAGCGCATCGGCCTGCCGGTCGTCGTCGAGAACGACGCGAACTGCGCGGCCTGGGGCGAGTACCGCTTCGGCGCGGGCCAGGGCCATGAGGACGTCATCTGCATCACGCTCGGCACCGGCCTGGGCGGCGGCATCATCATCGGCAACAAGCTGCGGCGCGGCCGCTTCGGCGTCGCCGCCGAGTTCGGCCACATCCGCGTCGTCCCCGACGGCCTGCTGTGCGGATGCGGCAGCCAGGGCTGCTGGGAGCAGTACGCCTCCGGGCGCGCGCTCGTCCGGTACGCGAAGCAGCGCGCCAACGCCACCCCGGAGAACGCGGCGATCCTGCTGTCCCTCGGCGACGGCACCCCCGAGGGCATCGAGGGCAAGCACATCAGCGAGGCCGCCCGGCAGGGCGACCTGGTCGCCATCGACGCCTTCCGCGAACTGGCCCGCTGGGCCGGTGCGGGCCTGGCCGACCTGGCCTCGCTGTTCGACCCGTCCGCGTTCATCGTCGGCGGCGGGGTCTCCGACGAGGGCGACCTGGTCCTCGACCCGATCCGCAAGTCCTTCAAGCGCTGGCTGGTCGGCGGCGCCTGGCGTCCGCACGCGCAGGTGCTCGCCGCCCAGCTCGGCGGCAAGGCCGGACTCGTCGGCGCGGCCGACCTGGCCCGCCAGGGCTGA